In Vigna unguiculata cultivar IT97K-499-35 chromosome 3, ASM411807v1, whole genome shotgun sequence, a single genomic region encodes these proteins:
- the LOC114178859 gene encoding uncharacterized protein LOC114178859, with translation MDMKGYSVSWTKHKKEPYFAAGHTRRQQQCIQANDDTAEETSLLNHSLKLALSTSQNTLLPTLPSFVAFLLLLTSIATAFSHPIPSNSPLPPPSHPTANNTFTPLHKLSRIRAHLNKINKPPVKTIKSPDGDLIDCVLSHQQPAFDHPLLRGQRPLDPPERPKGHPNGETVIESFQLWTDSGEICPQGTVPIRRTTEQDFLRASSIRRFGRKVRRDSTGTGHEHAVVFVNRDQYYGAKANINVWTPSVTDPYEFSLSQIWVIAGSFGNDLNTIEAGWQVSPELYGDNYPRFFTYWTTDAYQATGCYNLLCSGFVQTNNRIAIGAAISPRSIYNARQFDIGLMVWKDPKHGHWWLEFGSGLLVGYWPAYLFSHLRNHASMVQFGGEIVNSRSRGYHTGTQMGSGHFAEEGFRKAAYFRNLQVVDWDNNLLPLSNIHQLADHSNCYDIRVGSNNVWGTYFYYGGPGRNVRCP, from the exons ATGGACATGAAGGGATATTCAGTTTCCTGGACAAAACATAAGAAAGAGCCATATTTTGCAGCTGGTCACACAAGAAGACAACAACAATGCATACAAGCAAATGATGATACCGCAGAAGAAACAAGTTTACTAAATCATTCCCTCAAATTGGCTCTTTCCACTTCCCAAAATACTCTACTCCCTACGCTACCTTCCTTTGTTGCTTTCCTCCTACTTCTTACTTCAATTGCCACCGCATTTTCTCACCCCATTCCCTCCAATTCACCATTGCCACCACCCTCTCACCCCACTGCTAACAACACTTTCACACCTTTGCACAAGTTGAGCAGAATCAGAGCTCACCTCAACAAGATTAACAAGCCTCCTGTTAAAACAATTAAg AGTCCAGATGGGGATTTGATAGATTGTGTTTTGTCTCATCAGCAACCTGCTTTTGACCATCCTCTGCTCAGAGGGCAAAGACCATTG GATCCACCAGAAAGGCCAAAGGGTCACCCCAATGGGGAAACAGTCATAGAGAGCTTTCAGCTTTGGACTGATTCTGGTGAAATATGCCCTCAAGGAACTGTTCCGATCAGAAGAACAACTGAACAAGATTTTCTACGAGCAAGCTCCATCAGAAGATTTGGAAGAAAAGTACGGAGGGACTCAACTGGCACCGGGCATGAG CATGCAGTTGTTTTTGTAAACAGAGATCAATACTACGGAGCAAAAGCAAACATAAATGTATGGACACCCAGCGTAACCGATCCATACGAATTCAGTTTGTCACAGATATGGGTTATTGCTGGATCTTTTGGCAATGATCTGAATACCATAGAAGCTGGATGGCAG GTGAGTCCTGAGCTATATGGAGACAACTATCCTAGGTTCTTCACTTATTGGACA ACGGATGCATATCAAGCAACTGGATGCTACAACTTACTGTGTTCTGGATTTGTCCAAACTAACAACAGGATAGCAATAGGGGCTGCAATCTCTCCAAGATCCATCTACAATGCCAGACAATTTGATATTGGCTTAATGGTTTGGAAG GACCCAAAGCATGGACATTGGTGGCTGGAATTTGGGTCGGGTCTACTTGTTGGGTACTGGCCAGCATACCTGTTCAGTCACTTGAGAAACCATGCTAGCATGGTACAATTTGGAGGAGAAATAGTGAATTCTCGTTCAAGGGGCTACCACACTGGCACTCAAATGGGTAGTGGCCATTTTGCAGAAGAAGGGTTTAGAAAAGCAGCTTATTTTAGAAACTTACAAGTTGTGGATTGGGACAATAACTTGCTTCCTCTTTCAAATATTCACCAATTGGCTGACCATTCCAATTGCTATGACATTAGGGTCGGATCAAACAATGTTTGGGGAACTTACTTTTATTATGGAGGTCCTGGAAGGAACGTAAGATGTCCATGA
- the LOC114178200 gene encoding LRR receptor-like serine/threonine-protein kinase, with protein MPVNPWTLFFLCISLLLPLHFLTAAAVNQQGEALLSWRRTLNGSLEVLSNWDPVQDTPCSWYGVSCNTKNEVVQLDLRYVDLLGTLPTDFTSLLSLSSLILAGANLTGSIPKEIGYLVELSYLDLSDNALSGEIPSELCYLPKLEELHLNSNDLVGSIPVAIGNLTNLQKLILYDNQLSGEIPTTIGNLKSLQVIRAGGNKNLEGPLPREIGNCSSLVMLGLAETSLSGSLPPTLGLLKNLETIAIYTSLLSGEIPPELGDCTGLQNIYLYENSLTGSIPSKLGNLKNLENLLLWQNNLVGTLPPEIGNCEELSVIDVSMNSLTGSIPNTFGNLTSLQELQLSVNQISGEIPGELGKCQQLTHVELDNNLITGTIPSELGNLANLTLLFLWHNKLQGNIPSSLSNCQNLEAIDLSQNGLTGPIPKGIFQLKNLNKLLLLSNNLSGRIPSEIGNCSSLIRFRANDNNITGNIPSQIGNLNNLNFLDLGNNRISGGIPEEISGCRNLAFLDIHSNFLTGNLPESLSRLNSLQFLDVSDNMIEGVLNPTVGELTALSKLVLSKNRISGSIPSQIGSCSKLQLLDLSSNNLSGDIPGSIGNIPALEIALNLSLNQLSGEIPREFSGLTKLGVLDISHNTLSGNIQYLAGLQNLVVLNISNNKFSGRVPDTPFFAKLPLSVLAGNPALCFSGNECSGDGGGRSGRRARVARVAMVVLLCTACLLLMAALYVVVAAKRRGDRENDVELDGKDSDVDMAPPWEVTLYQKLDLSISDVARCLTAGNVIGQGRSGVVYRVDLSSTGLAIAVKKFRLSEKFSAAAFSSEIATLARIRHRNIVRLLGWGANRRTKLLFYDYLPNGNLDTLLHEGCTGLIDWETRLKIALGVAEGVAYLHHDCVPAILHRDVKAQNILLGDRYEPCLADFGFARFVEEDHASFSINPHFAGSYGYIAPEYACMLKITEKSDVYSFGVVLLEIITGKRPVDPSFPDGQHVIQWVREQLKSKKDPIQVLDSKLQGHPDTQIQEMLQALGIALLCTSNRAEDRPTMKDVAALLREIRHDSPPAAEPHKPKPKTSQPSSYSSSSVTPAQLLLLQSSSNSSSLAYSSSSAAPYLPPRNQSSIQI; from the exons ATGCCTGTAAATCCATGGACCCTCTTCTTCTTATGCATTTCCCTTCTGCTCCCACTCCATTTTCTCACAGCTGCTGCAGTGAATCAACAAGGGGAGGCTCTTCTATCATGGAGGAGAACCCTAAACGGGTCCCTGGAGGTATTGAGTAACTGGGACCCAGTTCAAGACACCCCATGTAGCTGGTATGGAGTGAGTTGCAACACCAAGAACGAAGTAGTACAGCTGGATCTGAGGTATGTGGATTTGCTTGGAACACTGCCCACTGATTTCACCTCATTGCTTTCCTTAAGCAGTCTGATCTTAGCCGGAGCCAATCTCACGGGTTCAATTCCAAAAGAAATAGGTTACCTTGTGGAACTCAGCTACTTGGACTTAAGTGACAATGCCTTGAGTGGCGAAATACCAAGTGAGCTATGTTACTTGCCTAAACTTGAGGAACTCCATCTCAACTCCAATGACCTCGTGGGCTCCATTCCAGTTGCAATTGGGAACCTCACGAACTTGCAGAAGCTGATCCTATATGACAACCAACTCAGCGGGGAAATTCCTACCACCATCGGCAACCTTAAGAGCCTTCAAGTCATAAGAGCAGGAGGAAACAAGAACCTGGAGGGTCCTCTACCACGAGAAATCGGCAACTGTTCCAGTTTAGTGATGTTGGGTCTTGCTGAAACTAGCCTCTCAGGTTCTCTGCCACCAACTCTTGGCCTTCTCAAGAACCTTGAAACCATTGCCATTTACACTTCCTTACTCTCCGGTGAAATACCACCTGAACTTGGGGACTGCACAGGGCTTCAAAACATTTACCTTTACGAGAACTCTCTCACTGGATCCATACCAAGCAAGTTGGGAAACCTTAAGAACCTCGAAAACCTTCTACTGTGGCAGAACAACCTAGTTGGTACCTTGCCCCCCGAGATTGGCAACTGTGAGGAGTTGTCAGTGATTGACGTGTCAATGAACTCACTAACCGGAAGCATTCCCAACACTTTCGGGAACTTGACATCATTGCAAGAGCTCCAACTCAGTGTGAACCAGATTTCGGGGGAGATACCAGGAGAACTGGGTAAGTGTCAGCAACTCACACATGTGGAGCTTGACAACAATCTCATCACTGGTACCATACCTTCCGAATTAGGAAACCTAGCGAATCTAACGCTCTTGTTCTTATGGCACAACAAGCTGCAAGGTAACATTCCCTCTTCCCTTTCCAATTGTCAAAACCTAGAGGCTATTGATCTGTCACAGAATGGATTAACGGGTCCCATACCCAAAGGGATATTCCAGCTCAAGAATCTCAACAAGCTTTTGCTCCTGTCCAATAACCTCTCAGGGAGAATCCCCTCTGAGATTGGGAATTGTTCTTCCCTTATTCGATTCCGAGCCAACGACAACAACATCACCGGGAACATTCCCTCGCAGATTGGGAATCTCAATAATTTGAATTTCCTTGACCTAGGGAATAATCGGATTTCCGGCGGTATCCCGGAGGAGATATCCGGCTGCCGGAATCTCGCATTTCTAGATATACATTCGAACTTTCTCACCGGCAACCTACCGGAAAGTTTGAGCCGGCTTAATTCGCTTCAGTTTCTCGATGTTTCCGACAACATGATCGAAGGTGTACTAAACCCCACCGTCGGCGAACTCACCGCGCTCTCCAAGCTAGTTCTCTCGAAGAATCGAATCTCTGGCTCAATTCCGAGTCAAATTGGGTCTTGTTCTAAATTACAATTACTGGATCTCAGTAGCAACAATCTCTCCGGCGATATCCCCGGCAGCATCGGCAACATTCCGGCATTGGAAATCGCTCTGAATCTGAGCCTGAACCAACTATCCGGCGAGATCCCTCGGGAGTTCTCCGGGTTGACGAAGCTCGGGGTGCTGGACATATCTCACAACACTCTCAGCGGAAACATTCAATATCTCGCGGGTCTGCAGAATCTGGTGGTGCTCAATATCTCGAATAACAAATTCTCGGGACGAGTTCCGGACACGCCTTTCTTCGCGAAGCTGCCGCTGAGTGTGCTGGCGGGGAACCCGGCGCTGTGCTTTTCCGGCAACGAGTGCAGTGGCGATGGTGGTGGAAGGTCGGGTCGACGGGCGAGGGTAGCGCGCGTGGCTATGGTGGTCCTGCTGTGCACCGCGTGCTTGCTACTCATGGCGGCGCTGTACGTCGTCGTCGCAGCGAAACGGCGAGGGGACCGCGAAAACGACGTGGAACTAGATGGAAAGGACAGCGACGTGGACATGGCCCCACCTTGGGAAGTGACACTGTACCAGAAACTCGATTTGTCCATCTCTGACGTAGCGAGATGTCTCACTGCTGGCAACGTCATCGGCCAAGGCCGATCCGGCGTCGTTTATAGGGTGGACCTGTCGAGCACGGGACTCGCCATCGCGGTGAAGAAGTTCCGGTTGTCGGAGAAATTCTCCGCGGCAGCGTTCTCGTCGGAGATTGCGACGCTTGCGCGAATCCGTCACCGGAACATCGTGCGGCTGCTGGGTTGGGGGGCCAACAGGAGAACAAAGTTACTGTTTTACGATTATTTACCGAACGGTAACCTGGACACGCTGTTACACGAGGGGTGCACAGGATTAATTGATTGGGAGACGAGGCTCAAGATAGCCTTGGGCGTGGCTGAGGGCGTGGCTTACCTGCACCATGATTGCGTGCCAGCTATCTTGCACCGGGACGTCAAGGCGCAGAACATTTTATTAGGAGACAGATATGAGCCCTGTTTGGCGGATTTTGGTTTCGCTCGATTCGTGGAAGAGGATCACGCCTCCTTTTCGATTAATCCACATTTCGCCGGCTCCTACGGTTACATTGCTCCCG AGTATGCTTGCATGCTGAAAATCACAGAGAAGAGCGACGTGTACAGCTTTGGAGTGGTCCTACTGGAGATAATAACGGGGAAAAGGCCAGTGGATCCATCATTCCCGGATGGGCAACATGTTATTCAGTGGGTCAGGGAGCAGCTGAAGAGCAAGAAGGACCCGATCCAGGTTCTAGATTCCAAGCTCCAAGGCCATCCAGACACACAAATCCAAGAGATGCTACAAGCACTTGGTATTGCCCTCTTGTGCACAAGTAATCGTGCAGAGGATCGACCCACGATGAAAGATGTTGCGGCATTATTGAGAGAAATTCGTCACGATTCTCCACCAGCCGCTGAGCCCCACAAGCCCAAACCCAAAACATCTCAACCTTCCTCCTATTCCTCCTCCTCTGTCACCCCTGCTCAGTTGTTGCTCCTACAATCTTCCTCCAACTCCTCATCCCTTGCTTATTCCTCTTCCTCCGCAGCACCCTACCTCCCTCCAAGGAATCAATCCTCCATTCAAATTTAA